Proteins from a single region of Xiphophorus maculatus strain JP 163 A chromosome 22, X_maculatus-5.0-male, whole genome shotgun sequence:
- the LOC102235870 gene encoding neuronal PAS domain-containing protein 4-like isoform X2, with amino-acid sequence MRSLLPISQEDQERLSYLHSMAAICTYIRKSVLFQGLPAGEQSQSALQYEAFLDALHGFVLVTTAQGRLVYVSENVAEYLGLSMVDVLQGDTIYDLVEQSDVDIIRSNLNMESNLFSERSFVCCMLASKAFKLQFGSCCSMLVRGGFQFFPQPSSAAAPTVQPLFVALCTPTVNRLTGADSHFCHSFSSTHRLDMSFTQLSDSVLYYLGYSREEMINRSWYSLLHPEDLPLAATSHKSLMQAEEGFQVEMILRLQSTDLSWTWIYIRANKDPECQSISCINYIISETEAKFLQKKISSAAFKPPSVPNYLYFAPEVPQSRSVSAKCFKRRRMCGSQSEELGTRTRTESEEDIYCAFCPSSQGNGSPIPLGESPVLFTPPYSPASSSSTLQPEELNSDLLMDVHACEDQLPTSPDASPSYYSYQDTRLACLQSPADSLLTTSDQVFEHRDFDLFTGSSPHSSSSSSSSPNYDFQACPADARLVPDCFFMSETCEGQGESASLHPDDFNLLDDPQGGSLVQLHQVPQQELLIHSSILTPTQSPVTAEPDLYDEREQAAISILAQQISSLASTFNLHRSLNPLQNATPAANTDWLQGSPIPSALLPKQEQVYDDCTLDSILKDLNVVSRKSSPSSPDVVSCSYQQGLVSGEPVSSGGFTIYPFNVQLGNQGRNTGLHQLNHYMQRSLQQDGLAEENLY; translated from the exons GGCTCCCGGCTGGGGAACAGTCCCAGAGCGCTCTGCAGTACGAGGCCTTCCTGGACGCTCTGCACGGATTCGTCCTCGTCACCACCGCTCAAGGCAGACTGGTTTATGTGTCGGAAAATGTGGCTGAATACCTCGGCCTGTCTATG GTAGATGTTCTACAAGGAGACACAATCTATGACTTAGTGGAACAATCTGATGTGGATATTATTCGCTCCAACCTCAACATGGAAAGCAACTTATTTTCAG AGAGGAGCTTCGTGTGTTGCATGCTGGCCTCCAAAGCCTTTAAGCTCCAGTTTGGAAGTTGCTGCTCCATGCTGGTCAGAGGAGGCTTCCAGTTCTTCCCTCAGCCCTCGTCTGCAGCCGCGCCCACCGTCCAGCCTTTGTTTGTGGCCCTCTGCACCCCCACGGTGAATCGCCTGACCGGAGCCGACTCTCACTTCTGCCACAGCTTCAGCAGCACCCACAGGCTGGACATGAGCTTCACTCAGCTCTCAGACAG tgttttatacTATTTGGGGTATTCAAGGGAGGAAATGATCAACCGATCATGGTACAGCCTCTTGCATCCTGAAGATCTGCCATTGGCTGCAACTTCTCATAAAAGTTTaa TGCAGGCAGAAGAGGGCTTCCAGGTAGAGATGATCCTGAGGCTCCAGAGCACAGATCTGTCATGGACCTGGATCTATATCCGAGCTAACAAGGACCCAGAGTGCCAGAGCATCAGCTGCATTAACTACATCATCAG CGAAACTGAGGCCAAATTTCTGCAGAAGAAAATCAGCAGTGCTGCCTTCAAGCCACCGTCTGTGCCAAATTACCTCTACTTTGCTCCAGAGGTGCCTCAGAGTCGGAGCGTCAgcgctaaatgttttaaaaggcgGAGGATGTGTGGCAGCCAAAGTGAGGAACTTGGAACCAGAACAAGAACGGAGTCTGAGGAAGACATTTACTGTGCGTTTTGCCCGTCCTCCCAGGGTAACGGCTCCCCGATTCCCCTGGGTGAGAGCCCCGTGCTGTTCACCCCTCCCTACAGTCCAGCCTCGTCCAGCTCCACTCTGCAGCCGGAGgagctgaactctgacctcctGATGGATGTTCATGCATGTGAAGATCAGCTGCCAACCTCTCCTGACGCCTCTCCCTCTTACTACTCCTACCAGGACACGAGACTCGCTTGTCTCCAATCACCTGCTGACTCTTTACTCACGACCTCTGACCAAGTCTTTGAACACAGAGACTTTGACCTGTTCACCGGCAGCTCCCCGCattcctcctcgtcctcttcTTCATCTCCAAACTATGACTTCCAGGCTTGTCCGGCTGACGCTCGATTGGTGCCAGACTGTTTCTTCATGTCGGAAACATGCGAGGGCCAAGGGGAGAGCGCGTCCCTGCATCCGGACGACTTCAACCTTCTGGACGATCCACAAGGGGGCAGTCTGGTTCAGCTTCATCAGGTGCCCCAACAAGAACTTCTCATCCATTCCAGCATTCTGACTCCCACCCAGTCTCCGGTGACTGCAGAGCCGGACCTCTATGACGAGAGGGAGCAGGCGGCCATCAGCATCCTGGCCCAGCAGATCTCCTCTCTTGCCAGCACCTTCAATCTGCACCGCAGCCTGAATCCTCTACAAAACGCGACGCCGGCAGCCAACACTGACTGGCTCCAAGGCTCCCCTATTCCTTCAGCCCTTCTCCCAAAGCAGGAGCAGGTTTATGATGACTGCACATTAGACAGCATCCTCAAAGACTTGAACGTGGTCTCTAGGAAAAGTAGTCCGTCCAGTCCTGACGTTGTTTCCTGCAGCTACCAGCAGGGCCTCGTTTCAGGGGAGCCGGTCAGCTCAGGTGGCTTCACCATATATCCCTTCAATGTGCAGCTGGGAAACCAAGGCAGAAACACTGGGTTGCATCAACTCAACCACTACATGCAGAGGAGCCTCCAGCAAG